Proteins encoded within one genomic window of Trichoderma asperellum chromosome 2, complete sequence:
- the PKAR1 gene encoding protein kinase A regulatory subunit, whose amino-acid sequence MPTATGGERPLKHPSAEGQQRSCTEAKEALTEQPRRGVEEVEMRGWGRQVISQGDAGDYFYVVERGSFDVYVNDCGFIEPGPDGLGNKVGTIQAGGSFGELALMYNAPRAATIISAEGSCTLWALDRVTFRRILMESTFARRRMYENFLEEVPILSSLTPYERSKISDALETQKFAPGDVIIHEGDPGHSFYLLESGEAAAYKGEEKVLSYKKGDFFGELALLNDAPRAASVIATSDVKVATLGKNAFQRLLGPVEGLLRRTRYQGVKTGVEEMDPLHTE is encoded by the exons ATGCCGACCGCTACAGGTGGCGAACGACCGCTAAAACACCCTTCTGCAGAAGGGCAGCAACGCAGCTGCAcagaagccaaagaagccctGACGGAACAGCCACGACGCGGCGTGGAAGAGGTGGAGATGAGGGGTTGGGGCCGTCAG GTAATCAGCCAAGGAGATGCTGGCGACTACTTCTACGTTGTTGAGCGGGGCTCATTTGATGTGTATGTCAACGACTGTGGTTTTATTGAGCCCGGCCCTGATGGACTGGGCAACAAAGTCGGCACCATCCAAGCTGGCGGCTCATTCGGCGAACTTGCTCTCATGTACAACGCACCCCGCGCGGCTACCATCATCTCAGCTGAAGGAAGCTGCACGCTGTGGGCCTTGGACCGAGTGACATTCCGCCGTATCCTCATGGAGTCGACATTCGCTCGCAGACGGATGTACGAAAACTTCTTGGAAGAAGTGCCCATCCTTTCGTCGCTCACTCCCTATGAGCGATCCAAAATCTCAGATGCCCTCGAGACGCAAAAGTTTGCACCAGGAGACGTCATCATTCACGAAGGCGACCCTGGCCACTCCTTCTACCTACTTGAGAGCGGAGAAGCAGCCGCATACAAGGGAGAGGAAAAGGTACTGAGTTACAAGAAGGGCGATTTCTTCGGtgagctggcgctgctcaACGATGCTCCTCGAGCCGCTAGTGTCATCGCTACGTCGGACGTCAAGGTAGCAACGCTAGGAAAGAACGCATTCCAACGACTCCTGGGCCCTGTCGAAGGCCTCCTGCGAAGGACAAGGTATCAGGGCGTCAAGACTGGCGTTGAAGAGATGGATCCCCTACACACCGAGTAA
- a CDS encoding uncharacterized protein (EggNog:ENOG41): protein MQASSTQLVWPPPVSTVRTRKRSAETFATGAPPPALRAKKTSSAGLSKTSRRETRFHAGGPDPRIADDRRQAKSHSSPAWQAAVLRSSAVLRNTALQPLPIIPWCFALARSICAVASACTPYPAARWVPRRLRRTQQRDAASHWHPVPANASSPYSNFVSLLPTSGQPLLCPAPANSSPKASPRNCFRLTPSAPSFRFVASLHPSIKMTRSHKYGERDHKGLADGSVSPTEQLPRFFAKSGYVDTDPKKVKKDGCGKGNWGSMGEEVVDENFRFTNARRRSNSFSHHNLSDFKTKFEVNEMDPLFDESLHGPIDEENGDDLSKTDSTESVHSV, encoded by the exons ATGCAGGCTAGCTCAACCCAACTAGTTTGGCCACCACCTGTCTCGACCGTCCGGACACGGAAGCGCTCGGCTGAGACTTTCGCCACGGGCGCTCCACCGCCGGCGCTCCGTGCAAAGAAAACGAGCTCAGCAGGGCTCAGCAAAACGAGCCGCCGAGAGACTCGTTTCCACGCGGGAGGCCCAGACCCCCGAATCGCCGACGACAGGCGCCAAGCAAAGAGTCACTCGTCGCCGGCCTGGCAAGCTGCTGTGCTCCGTAGCAGCGCTGTGCTCCGTAATAcggcgctgcagccgctCCCCATAATTCCTTGGTGTTTTGCACTAGCACGGAGCATTTGTGCTGTGGCCTCTGCATGTACACCGTACCCCGCCGCGCGGTGGGTGCCTCGCCGGCTGCGGCGTACCCAG CAGAGAGACGCAGCAAGCCACTGGCACCCTGTTCCGGCAAACGCCTCCTCACCTTACTCCAACTTTGTCTCCCTCCTACCAACCAGCGGCCAGCCTCTGCTCTGCCCTGCTCCGGCCAATTCATCGCCAAAAGCCTCCCCCCGCAACTGCTTCCGTCTTACCCCTTCTGCGCCTAGCTTTCGTTTTGTCGCCTCCCTCCATCCGTCCATCAAAA TGACTCGCTCTCACAAGTACGGCGAACGTGACCACAAGGGTCTCGCTGATGGCAGCGTCTCTCCGACAGAACAGCTGCCTCGCTTCTTTGCCAAGAGCGGCTACGTTGACACTGATCCCAAGAAAGTCAAGAAGGACGGCTGTGGCAAAGGCAACTG GGGAAGTATGGGCGAGGAAGTTGTTGATGAAAACTTCCGCTTCACCAACGCTCGTCGCCGCTCTAACAGCTTTTCCCACCACAACCTCTCCGACTTCAAGACCAAGTTCGAGGTGAATGAAATGGATCCTCTCTTCGACGAGTCTCTCCACGGGCCTATTGATGAGGAGAATGGAGATGATCTCTCCAAGACCGACTCCACGGAGAGCGTCCACTCTGTTTAA
- a CDS encoding uncharacterized protein (EggNog:ENOG41), producing the protein MDPSPEKVAAMIAKYPSLKKVVETGIEVDDGREEKLLSFILSHPDLETIRGSPSKILAAIDDFSGKHDFLINIGENKAKILSDLLNEEKPQTLVELGGYVGYSAIHFADTMRRYSKPDAQPRVFSLEMKAEFSSISRQLIEIAGLSDIVTVVTGPAEESIRKLHKEGTLSSIDFLFIDHVESLYAPDFKACEELGLLKKGAVIAADNVIRPGAPEYRAFVRSHPRLQSTGVKALIQPGELDDEIEISRVIN; encoded by the exons ATGGATCCCTCTCCAGAAAAGGTTGCTGCGATGATTGCAAAATACCCTTCGTTGAAGAAGGTGGTCGAGACGGGCATCGAG GTCGACGACGGCCgcgaagagaagctgctctctttcattctttccCATCCCGACTTAGAAACCATTAGAGGCTCTCCCTCCAAGATTCTCGCGGCCATCGACGATTTCTCTGGCAAGCACGATTTCCTCATCAATATTGGCGAGAACAAGGCCAAAATTCTGTCCGACCTGCTCAACGAGGAGAAGCCTCAGACGCTCGTCGAGCTGGGCGGCTACGTTGGATACTCCGCCATTCATTTCGCAGACACCATGCGCCGATATAGCAAGCCGGACGCACAGCCCCGCGTTTTCAGTCTGGAGATGAAGGCTGAGTTTTCCTCCATTTCCAGGCAGCTGATTGAGATTGCAGGGCTTTCAGATATCGTGACGGTCGTTACCGGTCCTGCAGAAGAATCGATTCGGAAGCTACATAAAGAAGGCACCTTGTCGAGCATTGACTTTTTGTTTATTGACCACGTCGAGTCTCTATATGCCCCCGATTTCAAGGCCTGTGAAGAACTTGGGCTTCTCAAAAAGGGCGCTGTTATCGCGGCCGATAATGTTATAAGGCCAGGTGCGCCCGAGTATCGTGCTTTTGTCAGGAGTCATCCGAGACTGCAGAGCACTGGAGTAAAAGCTTTGATTCAGCCTGGAGAACTCGAT GACGAAATCGAAATCAGTCGTGTGATCAACTAG